One Polyangiaceae bacterium DNA window includes the following coding sequences:
- a CDS encoding L-2-amino-thiazoline-4-carboxylic acid hydrolase, with protein sequence MAPDEYLEMILKHGQRSAAESLGDEPAQALSSAVWKRYYALERTTPRFHERTNRKLFVAAVPLVALYQTLRQDFALEQDPALVLAERMLRDAYADRIGPVMITAVNAMYQLRPVRSLLVKRLMKTNEPEGFRFENLDEPETVMAFDVLACPIVNFAKQHGVPEIVPVICRLDDLVAEHLVGIELRRESTIGMGAKRCDFRYVRTK encoded by the coding sequence ATGGCGCCTGACGAGTATCTGGAGATGATCCTAAAGCATGGTCAACGTTCGGCTGCGGAATCGCTCGGGGACGAACCTGCACAGGCCCTGAGCTCGGCCGTTTGGAAGCGATACTACGCGCTCGAACGAACGACGCCTCGTTTCCATGAGCGGACAAACCGCAAACTTTTCGTGGCGGCCGTGCCGCTCGTCGCGCTCTACCAAACATTGCGACAAGATTTTGCGCTGGAGCAAGATCCAGCGCTCGTGCTGGCGGAACGAATGTTGCGGGATGCCTATGCCGACCGCATCGGACCGGTCATGATCACTGCGGTCAATGCGATGTATCAGCTCCGGCCGGTACGAAGCCTGCTCGTAAAACGTTTGATGAAGACCAATGAGCCGGAAGGGTTTCGTTTCGAAAACCTCGACGAGCCGGAGACGGTCATGGCATTCGACGTGCTCGCATGTCCCATCGTGAATTTCGCAAAGCAGCATGGAGTTCCGGAAATCGTGCCGGTCATCTGCCGACTCGATGATCTCGTCGCGGAGCATTTGGTCGGCATCGAATTGCGACGCGAATCCACGATTGGAATGGGCGCGAAACGTTGCGATTTTCGTTATGTGCGGACGAAATGA
- a CDS encoding M20/M25/M40 family metallo-hydrolase has product MNRAPRALCVGIAALLVALVVLRIRLTDPPAIPVDHASSEEFSATRALEHVEALAARPRPVGTPFHAAAREYIIAEAKRMGLPVEIQHATRINTRWGVPYDVGRVVNVIGKIPGQTPGSAVALSAHYDSVPNAPGAADDASGVAVLLETARLLQSGPALRNDVLFLFMDGEEAGVLGSRAFVAEHPLAKTIELVLNFDARGVRGPVGLIETSADAGGLVRHFAANASFPVASSLFPEVSRRLGHETDLRPFLLAGKKGLNFAFADGVAHYHAPTDRVDYLDPRSVRHAGTQAVALARSFGDANLNEFAPERVFYFDLPAIGVLVFPERANWFIAAATLILFGIVFAITMRHKKTRTFGIFAGLIGILASVAATATLAGGASLALRALLPAFGAYRGDPADPTFIRAAFVFLGATFCIGTYASLRRHHSWWDLAVGAILSWVVLALVTTIWLPGASYLFAIPALSQLLLCLYLLRFDPEQNRPQTTALAMIVAALPLILVAVPVPYLLFVALGLPRSAIAAGFVALIASLVAPLWELLGAARSKWPVLATSAAFAAAFMIAVIRAGFSPESPRPVCLAYALDAAAQKAVWLSSDEHADPWVAAHATKEVFLPSFPLPGQGMIAREGPAPIADLAAPILEKVADETQSGVRTLRMRLRSARGAPFVLVTVASQSPILRATIDGQTIDEDKPSSWPGDDPWGFTFQGLPPEGIEWSIDVTGSAKVTVRVVDRTYELPENLLQDKPPADRMPMPFRLSNSTFVATAAQF; this is encoded by the coding sequence ATGAACCGCGCCCCGCGTGCTCTGTGCGTGGGCATTGCCGCGCTGCTCGTCGCGCTCGTCGTCCTGCGTATCCGTCTCACCGATCCACCGGCGATTCCTGTCGATCATGCGTCTAGTGAGGAGTTTTCCGCGACGCGTGCACTCGAGCACGTAGAAGCTCTCGCGGCGCGACCGCGTCCGGTTGGAACCCCATTTCACGCGGCAGCACGGGAATACATCATCGCAGAAGCGAAGCGAATGGGACTGCCCGTCGAAATCCAGCACGCAACCAGGATCAACACGCGCTGGGGCGTACCGTACGACGTGGGACGCGTCGTCAATGTGATTGGCAAAATTCCAGGACAAACTCCGGGCAGCGCCGTCGCGCTCTCCGCTCATTACGATTCCGTACCGAATGCGCCAGGAGCTGCCGACGATGCGTCGGGCGTCGCCGTGCTGCTCGAAACTGCGCGTTTGTTGCAATCGGGTCCGGCACTTCGTAATGACGTGCTTTTCTTGTTCATGGACGGCGAAGAAGCTGGCGTGCTCGGGAGCCGAGCGTTTGTCGCGGAACATCCTCTCGCCAAAACCATCGAGCTCGTGCTGAACTTCGACGCGCGTGGCGTGCGCGGCCCGGTGGGGCTCATCGAAACGAGCGCCGACGCGGGCGGGCTCGTGCGGCATTTCGCGGCCAATGCGTCATTTCCCGTGGCATCTTCATTATTTCCCGAAGTGTCGCGGCGCCTTGGTCACGAAACCGATTTGCGTCCGTTTTTGCTCGCCGGAAAGAAAGGCCTGAACTTTGCTTTTGCCGACGGTGTTGCCCATTATCACGCTCCGACCGACCGTGTGGATTACCTCGATCCACGCAGCGTCAGGCACGCGGGCACGCAAGCTGTGGCGCTTGCGCGATCGTTTGGTGATGCGAACCTGAACGAGTTTGCCCCGGAACGCGTTTTTTATTTTGACCTGCCCGCAATTGGCGTTTTGGTTTTTCCCGAACGAGCCAACTGGTTCATCGCGGCTGCGACGCTGATTCTTTTCGGAATCGTATTTGCAATCACCATGCGTCACAAGAAGACAAGGACTTTCGGTATTTTTGCAGGATTGATCGGTATTCTGGCGTCCGTGGCTGCAACGGCAACCCTGGCAGGCGGTGCTTCCCTTGCTCTGCGCGCGTTGTTGCCAGCGTTCGGCGCCTATCGCGGCGATCCTGCAGATCCGACGTTCATCCGCGCAGCATTCGTTTTCCTTGGCGCAACCTTTTGCATTGGCACGTATGCGTCACTTCGGCGCCATCATTCTTGGTGGGACCTTGCAGTCGGCGCCATTCTCTCCTGGGTGGTCCTCGCGCTCGTTACGACAATATGGCTTCCCGGCGCGAGCTACCTATTCGCAATTCCAGCACTATCACAACTCCTCCTTTGTCTCTATCTGCTTCGCTTCGACCCAGAACAAAACCGTCCCCAAACAACCGCGCTTGCCATGATCGTCGCGGCCTTGCCGCTCATCCTCGTCGCCGTACCCGTTCCTTATCTGCTTTTCGTCGCGCTCGGTCTGCCTCGATCGGCAATTGCCGCGGGTTTCGTCGCGCTGATCGCGAGCCTTGTAGCGCCCCTCTGGGAACTGCTCGGTGCCGCGCGATCGAAGTGGCCGGTGCTTGCCACGAGCGCCGCGTTTGCCGCTGCTTTCATGATTGCCGTGATTCGCGCCGGTTTTTCGCCAGAGTCACCGCGCCCCGTTTGTCTTGCGTATGCGCTCGATGCCGCAGCGCAAAAGGCCGTATGGCTATCCTCCGACGAACACGCGGACCCGTGGGTCGCGGCGCATGCGACGAAGGAAGTATTTCTGCCGAGTTTTCCGCTGCCTGGGCAAGGGATGATTGCGCGCGAAGGACCTGCGCCCATTGCCGACCTTGCCGCACCAATCCTCGAAAAAGTCGCGGACGAAACGCAGAGTGGCGTGCGCACGCTGCGAATGCGGTTGCGCTCGGCGCGAGGTGCACCGTTCGTGCTCGTCACGGTAGCATCGCAATCACCTATCCTACGAGCAACGATCGATGGTCAAACGATTGACGAGGACAAACCGTCGTCATGGCCGGGAGACGACCCCTGGGGTTTTACCTTCCAAGGTTTGCCGCCGGAAGGCATCGAATGGTCGATCGATGTGACGGGAAGCGCCAAAGTAACGGTGCGCGTCGTGGATCGCACGTACGAGCTACCCGAAAACTTGCTGCAAGACAAACCTCCGGCAGACCGAATGCCCATGCCATTTCGCCTGTCGAATTCGACGTTCGTCGCGACGGCGGCGCAATTTTGA
- a CDS encoding DEAD/DEAH box helicase family protein, with protein sequence MKKDIARIGLDEAKKLLDFRANGVIERDIADGQLRGAVALHNILASEGFAYLADEVGMGKTYIALGVLCLLRFAHPNLRVLVIAPKQNIQEKWLKDWKNLVKTNYRATDLLVRSFQGLPTRPAIVCSNLVHWAIEAVKNPDRDTFIRLPSFSFGLSQDKGKAREGKQALWNKLAKGAPMLKRIDLDPASLDNDAFKDAFARGVNALLPHYDLVIVDEAHNLKHGYGEVGRVSSRNRLLALTLGSATDGAHEAFPSYGRRFDRVLFLSATPLESDYAELYRQLALFGFGEAVKDLHGEAAEEHAKKILIRRLTRIHVAGEPHTKNMYRREWRGGGVTMHDEPLEIPNDEQRLTVALVQRKVAEVIRHPKFDKTFQMGMLASFESFGQTAGRKKRDAAREGDAVFAGSDQTDEPEEREGADVDIIGRLRQSYSKNVEDRGLPHPKMDAVVASLVDASLGSVFDQGDKALIFVRRVASVREIGDKLRHGYDAWIEDKLRQELGEAMSGELRKIFEEYRDWRRSRGAAQQQNEEARVEPQGDENTGEAELVPEERREELDELDDDVTFFAWFFRGKGPEKRFSGASFRNNQLQGETSPFGTFFEENYVALLLGPAALQDPLGTLVQAVDEDRGRLTERLRGIAATQVQKRRGEISRRAYFEAYQAAALVALAEARSFRDKQRAETLLEWRFPGAKREPEVDVKHSFPGPEAYLGVRTFFSEVERRPALAQSLFPEKIADSREFARDRELRRELLAHAARLGHSFITLFSLAARMFGSLEARRAERGQDYATRLIDQYCDRLETERGKPGFSAMRELESIAEHFHEIFRLNFEKAAEAKNTEAIRKLIRDELSSQRPVAGMSGGVTPRIVKQFRMPGYPVVLVTTDVLKEGEDLHTFCSKVIHYGIAWNPSEMEQKTGRIDRIGSATHRRLAKLEGRINEHEKLQTQYPYLLETVERLQMARLFRKMNKFVRSMHTSFGGEEPARGRASAISVDSAFAAEERDIRPIEGLLETKFEVDEALLCGSQQIDRQKAEARANACLQRFAELIKLLGSKIRIDWHNVSPDGEYVGTTYRRGPKVLRPEERDKPGRNGVRQQPILLYVEGAPMGGRALIHLTSPVGRIDEDRLVELFGHQTNLAGTRICLVEESKDGPTSYTVTVEGDILLDPQETDVEELYDLIAAVALGADDVEGVFLSEEDRAFESFAPDLRKERDHGAH encoded by the coding sequence ATGAAAAAAGACATCGCACGCATTGGCCTCGACGAGGCAAAAAAGCTCCTCGATTTTCGTGCGAATGGCGTCATCGAGCGCGACATCGCCGACGGTCAATTGCGCGGCGCCGTCGCGCTTCACAACATCCTGGCCTCCGAGGGGTTCGCCTACCTCGCGGACGAGGTCGGGATGGGAAAGACATATATCGCGCTGGGTGTGTTGTGCCTGCTCAGGTTCGCGCATCCGAACCTCCGCGTGCTCGTGATCGCGCCCAAGCAAAACATCCAAGAAAAATGGCTGAAGGATTGGAAGAACCTCGTCAAGACAAACTACCGCGCAACGGATCTCCTGGTTCGCTCATTCCAAGGTTTGCCCACTCGCCCTGCAATCGTTTGCTCGAATTTGGTTCACTGGGCCATCGAGGCCGTGAAGAACCCGGATCGAGACACGTTCATCAGACTCCCGAGCTTCAGTTTCGGGCTGTCTCAAGACAAAGGTAAGGCGCGAGAAGGCAAACAGGCACTCTGGAACAAGCTCGCCAAGGGCGCGCCGATGCTGAAGCGGATCGATCTGGATCCGGCATCGCTCGACAATGACGCATTCAAGGATGCTTTCGCGCGGGGCGTGAACGCTCTGCTGCCGCATTACGATCTCGTGATCGTGGATGAAGCGCATAATCTAAAGCATGGGTATGGCGAGGTGGGCCGCGTTTCCTCCCGAAACCGCTTGCTCGCGCTCACGCTCGGGTCGGCGACGGACGGAGCGCATGAGGCATTTCCGTCCTACGGGCGGCGCTTCGACCGGGTGCTCTTCCTGTCGGCAACGCCGCTGGAGAGCGATTACGCTGAACTCTACCGCCAATTGGCGTTGTTCGGGTTTGGCGAGGCCGTGAAGGACCTCCATGGAGAAGCGGCGGAAGAGCACGCCAAGAAGATTCTGATTCGCCGCCTGACGCGCATCCACGTGGCAGGAGAGCCTCATACCAAAAATATGTATCGGCGAGAGTGGCGCGGCGGCGGTGTGACGATGCACGACGAGCCGCTGGAGATTCCGAACGACGAACAGCGTCTGACGGTGGCCCTCGTGCAACGCAAGGTGGCGGAGGTCATCCGACATCCGAAGTTCGACAAGACATTCCAGATGGGCATGCTCGCCTCGTTTGAAAGCTTCGGACAAACGGCGGGGCGAAAGAAGAGGGACGCCGCGCGCGAGGGCGATGCCGTTTTCGCAGGATCGGACCAAACGGACGAGCCCGAGGAGCGCGAGGGAGCGGACGTCGACATCATCGGCAGACTTCGACAATCGTATTCCAAGAACGTGGAGGACAGAGGCTTGCCTCACCCCAAGATGGACGCAGTCGTCGCGAGCCTAGTCGACGCGAGCCTGGGGTCGGTTTTCGACCAGGGAGACAAGGCGCTCATTTTCGTGCGCCGGGTCGCGAGCGTCCGGGAAATCGGGGACAAACTCCGTCATGGTTACGATGCGTGGATCGAGGACAAACTCCGCCAAGAGCTTGGCGAGGCAATGAGCGGGGAGCTTCGAAAGATCTTCGAGGAGTATCGTGACTGGCGACGATCGCGAGGAGCCGCCCAGCAGCAGAACGAAGAGGCTCGGGTTGAGCCGCAAGGGGACGAGAACACGGGGGAGGCGGAGCTCGTGCCCGAGGAAAGGCGCGAGGAGCTCGACGAGCTGGACGATGACGTGACGTTCTTCGCCTGGTTTTTCCGCGGCAAAGGCCCAGAAAAACGTTTTTCGGGGGCGTCTTTCCGGAACAACCAGCTCCAGGGCGAGACATCGCCGTTTGGAACGTTCTTCGAGGAGAATTACGTCGCGCTCTTGCTTGGGCCAGCAGCTTTGCAAGATCCGCTTGGCACGCTTGTGCAGGCGGTGGATGAGGATCGAGGGCGTCTGACGGAGCGGCTGCGGGGTATTGCTGCAACGCAGGTGCAGAAAAGACGGGGCGAGATCTCGCGGCGCGCTTATTTCGAGGCCTATCAGGCCGCGGCGCTGGTGGCGCTCGCGGAGGCGCGGTCGTTCAGAGACAAGCAACGCGCGGAAACGCTGCTCGAATGGCGCTTTCCGGGCGCGAAGCGCGAGCCAGAGGTCGACGTGAAGCACTCGTTCCCTGGACCCGAGGCGTACCTGGGCGTCCGGACGTTCTTCTCCGAGGTCGAGAGGCGCCCTGCGCTTGCGCAATCGCTCTTTCCGGAAAAAATCGCGGATTCCCGTGAATTTGCTCGCGATCGGGAGCTTCGGCGCGAGCTTTTGGCCCACGCGGCTCGGCTCGGACATTCGTTCATTACGCTCTTTTCGCTCGCGGCGAGGATGTTTGGGTCGCTCGAGGCGCGGCGGGCCGAGCGAGGTCAAGATTATGCAACGCGGCTCATTGATCAATATTGCGATCGTCTTGAAACCGAGCGCGGAAAGCCTGGCTTCTCCGCGATGCGCGAGCTTGAAAGCATTGCGGAGCATTTCCACGAGATCTTTCGGCTCAACTTCGAGAAAGCCGCGGAGGCCAAGAACACCGAGGCGATACGCAAGCTCATTCGCGACGAGCTGTCTTCACAGCGCCCTGTCGCGGGCATGAGTGGAGGCGTGACCCCACGCATCGTGAAGCAATTCCGCATGCCGGGGTATCCCGTCGTCCTCGTCACCACGGACGTCCTCAAGGAAGGCGAGGATCTGCACACGTTCTGCTCGAAGGTGATTCATTACGGAATTGCGTGGAACCCGTCGGAGATGGAGCAGAAGACCGGGCGGATCGACCGGATTGGCTCGGCGACGCATCGACGGCTCGCCAAACTCGAAGGGCGCATCAATGAGCATGAAAAGCTTCAGACGCAGTATCCCTACCTCCTGGAAACGGTCGAGCGTTTGCAGATGGCGCGGCTCTTTCGCAAGATGAACAAGTTTGTCCGATCCATGCATACCTCGTTTGGCGGCGAAGAGCCCGCGCGAGGGCGTGCCTCGGCGATCTCGGTGGATTCCGCCTTTGCCGCGGAGGAGCGGGACATCAGGCCCATCGAGGGGCTACTCGAGACCAAGTTCGAGGTGGATGAAGCGCTGCTCTGCGGGAGCCAGCAAATCGATCGGCAAAAGGCCGAGGCGCGGGCCAATGCATGTTTGCAGAGATTCGCGGAGCTCATCAAGCTTCTGGGATCGAAGATCCGCATCGATTGGCACAACGTGAGCCCTGACGGCGAGTATGTCGGGACGACATATCGTCGAGGCCCCAAGGTGCTTCGCCCCGAGGAGCGAGACAAACCTGGTCGAAATGGCGTGCGGCAGCAGCCCATCCTGCTGTATGTGGAGGGGGCTCCCATGGGTGGACGGGCACTCATTCACTTGACGAGCCCTGTGGGTCGGATTGATGAGGACCGGCTTGTCGAGCTTTTCGGTCACCAGACAAACCTTGCTGGCACGCGTATTTGCCTCGTCGAGGAGTCGAAGGACGGCCCGACGAGCTACACGGTAACGGTGGAGGGAGATATTTTATTGGATCCGCAGGAGACGGACGTAGAGGAGCTTTACGATCTCATTGCGGCGGTGGCTCTCGGGGCCGATGATGTGGAGGGCGTTTTCTTGTCGGAGGAAGACCGCGCATTCGAGAGTTTTGCGCCCGATCTGCGGAAGGAGCGCGATCATGGGGCACATTGA
- a CDS encoding OPT/YSL family transporter encodes MTTASSQSEQSMEPEAANSPDPEREWLEKVYRRGEKQLTVRAVIAGMLIGGVMCLSNLYVFFKTGWSLGVTLTACILAFAIFELLRAVRLSGSEFTILENNAMGSVASAAGYMTGGGNMAAFGALLMVTTARPSAGWMMIWFGVIAAMGVFAAIPIKRQLINREGLAFPTGTATAATLKSMHEAVHHSEAKVDGTGGSYKAKLLGYAGLVGAILAFFRDAKASWIPFNIPGSIALPFTIAGRAAKDWTITLKSELVLVGAGALMNFRTGWSLLLSGLGCYAVLAPRLVAEGKIPEASYKAIVGWTLWPGAAILVASGLTSFFLDYKSIGRSFRGLSGLFSKKPVDDKDPLTEVECPEWWFPVGFVLLAPLVVGLMAFLFKIPLWAGIIAVPLAIVMGFVAARVTGETDVTPTKALGPVTQAVYGVIAPGNLTGNIMSANVTGGIGLHAADLLTDLKSGYLLGASPRQQFKGQLFGVVAGALVVVPAFWLIIPDPSVLGGEEWPAPSCLVWAGVSKAFAGGLGGLPPGASTAVGIGFALGVALALAEKFAPKKIVPFIPSPAGLGIALVIPASNAIAMFIGSAIAALLKKFRPAVDERMTIPVSSGFIAGESLMGIVIALLVVAGVFSK; translated from the coding sequence ATGACGACTGCGAGCTCTCAATCCGAACAATCTATGGAGCCGGAAGCCGCGAACAGCCCTGATCCCGAACGGGAATGGCTCGAAAAGGTGTACCGCCGCGGGGAAAAACAGCTCACGGTTCGTGCCGTCATTGCCGGAATGCTCATTGGCGGCGTGATGTGTTTGTCGAACCTCTATGTTTTCTTCAAAACTGGATGGAGCTTGGGTGTCACGCTGACCGCGTGCATTTTGGCTTTTGCAATCTTCGAGCTGCTCCGGGCGGTGCGTTTGTCGGGAAGCGAATTCACGATTCTCGAAAACAATGCCATGGGCTCGGTGGCCTCGGCGGCCGGATACATGACCGGCGGCGGCAACATGGCTGCATTCGGCGCGCTCTTGATGGTGACGACGGCAAGGCCGAGCGCCGGATGGATGATGATATGGTTTGGTGTCATTGCAGCCATGGGCGTATTTGCTGCGATTCCCATCAAGCGACAACTCATCAATCGTGAAGGGCTCGCATTTCCCACGGGCACGGCAACTGCAGCGACGCTCAAGTCGATGCACGAAGCGGTGCATCACTCCGAGGCAAAAGTCGACGGTACGGGAGGCAGCTACAAGGCCAAGTTGCTCGGTTATGCGGGTCTCGTAGGTGCGATCCTCGCGTTTTTCCGCGATGCAAAAGCGTCCTGGATACCGTTCAACATTCCCGGCTCGATTGCGCTTCCTTTCACCATTGCCGGCAGGGCTGCCAAAGATTGGACGATTACCCTGAAGAGCGAGCTCGTGCTGGTTGGCGCCGGCGCGCTCATGAACTTTCGCACCGGTTGGTCGCTGCTCTTGTCGGGGCTTGGATGTTATGCGGTGCTGGCGCCGCGGCTCGTTGCCGAGGGTAAAATACCCGAGGCGAGTTACAAGGCCATCGTGGGATGGACGTTATGGCCAGGCGCCGCGATTCTCGTCGCGTCGGGTTTGACGAGCTTTTTCTTGGATTACAAGAGCATTGGTCGGTCGTTTCGTGGTTTGTCCGGGCTTTTCTCGAAAAAGCCTGTCGACGACAAGGATCCGCTGACCGAAGTGGAATGCCCCGAATGGTGGTTTCCCGTCGGGTTCGTCCTGCTTGCGCCCCTCGTCGTGGGACTCATGGCGTTTCTTTTCAAGATTCCGCTGTGGGCTGGGATCATCGCCGTGCCGCTCGCCATCGTGATGGGGTTTGTCGCGGCACGCGTCACGGGCGAGACGGACGTGACGCCGACGAAGGCGCTCGGGCCGGTGACGCAGGCGGTTTACGGCGTGATTGCCCCCGGCAATCTCACGGGCAACATCATGAGCGCGAACGTGACGGGCGGCATTGGGCTGCACGCCGCGGACCTCTTGACGGACTTGAAAAGCGGATATTTGTTGGGAGCGAGTCCTCGTCAGCAATTCAAAGGGCAGCTTTTTGGTGTCGTCGCGGGCGCGCTCGTCGTGGTGCCTGCGTTTTGGCTCATCATTCCGGATCCGTCCGTTTTGGGCGGTGAAGAATGGCCCGCTCCGTCGTGCCTCGTATGGGCCGGCGTATCGAAAGCATTCGCCGGTGGTTTGGGTGGTTTGCCCCCGGGGGCAAGCACGGCGGTAGGCATTGGTTTTGCGCTGGGTGTAGCGCTCGCGCTCGCCGAAAAATTTGCACCTAAAAAGATTGTGCCCTTCATTCCGTCGCCTGCGGGGCTCGGCATTGCGCTCGTGATTCCCGCGAGCAACGCGATTGCCATGTTCATCGGCTCGGCGATCGCTGCGCTCTTGAAGAAGTTCCGTCCCGCAGTCGATGAACGCATGACCATTCCCGTTTCGTCGGGCTTCATTGCCGGCGAGAGCCTGATGGGAATCGTGATTGCGCTGCTCGTCGTGGCGGGTGTGTTCAGCAAGTAA
- a CDS encoding maleylpyruvate isomerase N-terminal domain-containing protein — protein MLPLSPIETRHLFREINAGLLDLCGALSPDDWSKPTVHADRNVKDLVAHLLDGSLRRLSIQRDGHFLQAPDMRSFADMVAFVQELNREWIMAAKRLSPRVLMDLMMRADEEVAALFSSLEPHAPSPFGVAWAGEEWSESWFDMAREYTEKWHHQQQIRDAVGRPGFKERRFLHPVLDTFLRGAPHAFRNTRAADGTTVEIAISGEAGGKWHLVCDGDRWALATDCQTKPTTYVELDADTAWRLWTKGIDAKAALSRAIVRGNESFAAPLFTMVTIMA, from the coding sequence GTGCTGCCTTTGTCGCCTATCGAAACCCGTCATCTTTTCCGCGAAATCAACGCCGGCCTTCTGGATCTTTGCGGTGCTTTGTCCCCGGATGATTGGTCCAAACCCACCGTTCATGCCGATCGCAACGTGAAAGACCTCGTCGCGCACCTGCTCGATGGATCGCTACGACGCTTGTCGATACAGCGCGATGGTCACTTTTTGCAGGCGCCCGACATGCGGTCGTTCGCGGACATGGTGGCGTTCGTGCAAGAGCTCAATCGGGAATGGATCATGGCGGCCAAACGCCTGAGTCCTCGGGTGCTCATGGATCTCATGATGCGAGCGGACGAAGAGGTCGCGGCGCTTTTCTCGAGCCTCGAACCACACGCTCCATCGCCGTTCGGCGTCGCGTGGGCGGGTGAAGAGTGGTCGGAGAGTTGGTTCGACATGGCGCGCGAGTACACGGAAAAGTGGCATCATCAGCAGCAGATTCGCGATGCCGTGGGTCGTCCGGGGTTCAAGGAGCGCAGGTTTTTGCATCCCGTGCTCGACACGTTTCTTCGCGGTGCGCCGCACGCATTTCGCAACACTCGAGCAGCGGATGGGACGACCGTCGAGATCGCGATCAGCGGAGAAGCCGGCGGAAAATGGCATCTCGTATGCGATGGTGATCGCTGGGCGCTCGCGACCGATTGTCAAACCAAACCCACGACATACGTCGAGCTCGATGCAGACACCGCTTGGCGACTTTGGACGAAGGGCATCGATGCAAAGGCTGCGCTTTCGCGTGCAATCGTGCGAGGCAACGAGTCTTTCGCGGCGCCGCTCTTCACGATGGTCACGATCATGGCATGA